The Thermoflavifilum sp. genome contains a region encoding:
- a CDS encoding DUF3467 domain-containing protein — protein MSQQPENQNQLNIELSEDMAEGIYANLAVITHSNAEFVLDFITVMPGMPKARVKSRIIVTPQHAKRLLKALADNIKKYEAVHGVIQDQDPVTIPMNFGGPAAQA, from the coding sequence ATGAGTCAGCAACCAGAAAATCAGAATCAGCTGAATATAGAGCTGAGTGAAGACATGGCCGAGGGCATTTATGCTAACCTGGCTGTGATTACGCATTCCAACGCCGAGTTTGTCCTGGATTTCATAACGGTGATGCCCGGCATGCCCAAGGCCCGCGTAAAATCGAGGATTATTGTCACCCCTCAGCATGCCAAGCGCCTTCTAAAAGCACTGGCTGATAACATCAAAAAATATGAAGCGGTGCATGGCGTCATTCAAGATCAGGATCCAGTGACCATTCCCATGAATTTTGGCGGACCGGCAGCGCAGGCTTAA